Proteins encoded by one window of Streptacidiphilus sp. PB12-B1b:
- a CDS encoding DJ-1/PfpI family protein, producing MTKTLAFVLYPGITPLDLVGPLQVLSALAQIDPSFEVAVVGQDLVPLSTDTPLKLTPSHTFDQVPDPFALIVPGGTEPTLAALANEPLLDWIRQAARTSEVVGSVCTGSLILGAAGLLDSRQATTHWEFRDLLAKFGATPVAERWVQDGPVLTAAGVSAGIDMALHLVERLAGEQTARTVQLFIEYDPQPPLGGIDWRSVDLDFFRPHARAMLESALSDHPVLLTRLTT from the coding sequence ATGACCAAGACGCTCGCCTTCGTGCTCTACCCCGGCATCACCCCGCTCGACCTGGTGGGGCCGCTCCAGGTGCTGTCGGCGCTGGCCCAGATCGACCCGTCGTTCGAGGTGGCCGTCGTCGGCCAGGACCTCGTGCCCCTGAGCACCGACACGCCGCTGAAGCTGACGCCAAGTCACACGTTCGACCAGGTCCCCGATCCCTTCGCGCTGATCGTGCCCGGCGGGACCGAGCCGACCCTCGCTGCCCTGGCCAACGAGCCTCTGCTGGATTGGATCCGCCAGGCCGCACGGACTTCCGAGGTCGTCGGCTCGGTGTGTACCGGCTCCCTGATCCTGGGCGCCGCCGGTCTGCTCGACAGCCGTCAGGCCACCACCCACTGGGAATTCCGGGACCTGCTGGCCAAGTTCGGCGCGACGCCCGTCGCCGAACGCTGGGTCCAGGACGGTCCCGTGCTCACCGCCGCAGGAGTATCGGCCGGTATCGACATGGCCCTCCACCTGGTCGAACGCCTCGCGGGCGAACAGACTGCCCGCACCGTCCAACTCTTCATCGAGTACGACCCCCAGCCACCCCTGGGCGGCATCGACTGGCGGTCCGTCGACCTCGACTTCTTTAGGCCCCATGCCCGGGCCATGCTGGAGTCGGCCCTGTCAGATCATCCCGTGCTCCTGACCCGCCTGACAACCTGA